A part of Rattus norvegicus strain BN/NHsdMcwi chromosome 4, GRCr8, whole genome shotgun sequence genomic DNA contains:
- the LOC120102151 gene encoding NEDD4-binding protein 1-like codes for MENSRADPSHTSVKIGDYQKIVEKALTLLIACVISGISVYQFSVAIFIYFLLEELKNRHLQLEILSKKVAKLAGQQQEIGVLGAKVAMILQRLERPTAEEAREQEVLNCEPVVPDKIEAEDRQPIEHTAPPLTDLTEAGSPSALSFPAAREQRPENGLQEQTGISGPNNRKPDCAEPPRSCSSPHLKPKAPQTDPALLPQHLTSHTDARLARPCDQIYSSITRDQRFQDILKIPYQLDLRNEPAREDLKHIVIDGSNVAMAHGLNKFFSCRGIAVAVEYFWKLGHRNITVFVPHWRTGRHPDATEQHFLSQLRELGLLAFTPSRTNLGQRIASHDDRFLLHLAEKTGGIIVTNDNLREFVTESVSWREIIARRLLQYTFVGDIFMVPDDPLGRHGPRLGEFLRREAFLLHTPPKLDAQSDVRTFGHAIQSHNSQGAQASPGAPPRTRLLQRKAL; via the coding sequence ATGGAAAATTCCAGGGCCGATCCCTCACACACAAGTGTAAAGATTGGAGACTACCAGAAGATAGTTGAGAAAGCCTTGACTTTGCTGATTGCATGTGTGATTTCGGGCATAAGCGTCTACCAATTTTCAGTTGCAATCTTCATATATTTCCTCTTAGAAGAACTGAAAAATAGACATCTACAACTAGAAATTCTCTCAAAAAAGGTTGCAAAGCTAGCTGGGCAACAACAAGAAATAGGTGTGCTAGGGGCAAAAGTAGCCATGATATTACAAAGGCTTGAAAGACCAACGGCAGAGGAagcaagagaacaggaagtgcttaATTGTGAACCTGTGGTGCCTGATAAAATCGAGGCTGAAGACAGACAGCCCATTGAACATACAGCACCCCCTCTTACGGACCTTACTGAGGCAGGTTCACCATCTGCACTATCTTTCCCAGCGGCCCGGGAACAGAGGCCTGAAAATGGTTTGCAAGAGCAAACAGGAATTTCAGGTCCGAATAATAGGAAGCCGGACTGTGCGGAGCCTCCTCGCTCTTGCAGCTCTCCTCACCTCAAGCCAAAGGCTCCCCAAACGGACCCAGCGCTGCTGCCCCAGCACTTAACTTCACATACTGATGCAAGATTGGCTCGACCCTGCGATCAAATCTATTCCTCCATTACCCGGGATCAAAGATTTCAAGATATTCTGAAAATACCATACCAGCTGGACTTAAGAAATGAACCAGCCAGAGAAGATCTGAAGCATATCGTTATAGATGGCAGTAATGTTGCAATGGCCCATGGTCTGAACAAGTTCTTTAGTTGCCGTGGCATTGCCGTTGCAGTTGAATATTTTTGGAAGCTCGGCCACAGAAACATCACTGTGTTTGTCCCACACTGGAGAACCGGTCGGCATCCTGATGCCACAGAGCAGCACTTCTTAAGCCAGCTCCGGGAGCTTGGGCTATTAGCTTTCACTCCTTCCCGGACGAACCTTGGGCAGAGAATTGCTTCTCATGACGACAGGTTCCTGCTCCACTTAGCAGAAAAGACTGGTGGCATCATTGTAACCAATGACAACTTGAGAGAGTTTGTGACCGAGTCCGTGTCCTGGAGAGAAATTATCGCAAGAAGGCTGCTTCAGTACACTTTTGTGGGGGACATATTTATGGTTCCTGACGACCCTCTGGGAAGACATGGACCTCGGCTCGGAGAATTTCTTCGAAGGGAGGCCTTTCTTCTACACACGCCTCCAAAACTCGATGCCCAGTCAGATGTGCGCACATTTGGCCACGCCATCCAGAGCCACAATAGCCAGGGAGCCCAAGCAAGCCCTGGTGCTCCACCCAGGACCAGGCTTCTGCAGAGAAAAGCGCTCTGA